The following is a genomic window from Branchiostoma lanceolatum isolate klBraLanc5 chromosome 10, klBraLanc5.hap2, whole genome shotgun sequence.
ATTTTCAGACTGTAAAATGTTACATGTGATACTTGTAGAAGGTTACATGTAATACTTTCGGACTgtacaatgttacatgtaatattttcaaaCTGTAGAATGTTCAGATACTTTCAGACTGTAgaatgttacatgtagtactttCAGACTGTGATAGTGTTTTTGAAACAGAATGACACATAATGTTGCTGGACTCCACTGTGGCATGTGGAGAAAGATATCTGCCACTATTGCTAAGTTTACATTGAATCATCCCAAAATATTGCTTACCACAAATCCCCTTTTCTCATAAATTTGACTTGTAAACTTACCATGTACCTTCTCTATGTAAATAGAAACTGAAGCATTTATGGTTCGAAGGTTCTGCATTCTTcaattgatacatgtagtaggagTTGAAACATGTTGTTCCTGTACTTACTATGGAAACAAGTGTGGTGTATATCTAAATAGAAAGATCCAGTTGTTAATGTATACTGTAGTGTAGCCCTCTcatatttgtgtacattttgacATAGGCTAATTATTGCCAACAAGTAAGAAAAGTTCTCCCACAGTAGTTGTGCATGGAAGAAAAAGATCCAAACATTAAGTGTTGAGTTGTAATCTGATGTTTGTGGAACCAATAATATGGCACACATGTTGTACTATATTGGTGAGAACAGAGAAAATAAAGTGTGGTAAGAGATTTTTGCTTCCTTCTGTTACAGTTAGTGTCAGAGATGTGTGTTTGATTGGGGTGAGTCCCAGAAATCTTTGGAAATGAAAAGATTTTGAACCTGGCAGGCGGTGGCGATATGGCCGCTGTGGTTAGAACTGTTAGTCGGCCATGTGACCGCCATTGGCGATGTTACAATGTCGGCGTGTTGCGATGTTGGCCGATCTGGAAGTCGTGTGTCCGTGACTGCATTGGAAGCGCGCCCGCTATAGACTACTAGTAATTCTGAATGCTTAGGTCAACGGGAAAAATCCAAGacaccgacaaaaagtgaccgcTATGGCCTGATGGTTGCCATGCAAAGGTGACtgatacaggtttgactgatgTGCAACCAAAGGCACATCAACATTCAATAGGGTTCAGGTTATtgtcaagcagatgttgggatgctAAATTGTTTTCCTGGCTGCCCTTTTCTGTATCAAGTTGTTTCTCCCATGTTGAAGACATTTAACGATTTAGCTTtcccaccatctgcttggaaatgagGATTATATTAGAAAAGTTCACAAGCAGGAAGATACAATGCACACAACGCAATTcctttttgttttccctttgaATTTTGGCTGCATCGCAACTACACAGAAATATTGTTATTCTATACATGATCAGGGTGCTTATTCACTATCAAAACTTCAGAAAGTAAAGCCATACCATTACCATACATGTGGAAGGTAcatcatgcccccctccccattcatGTCCAATCATCCTAACTAACTATCCTATACCTTCCCCAAgagttgaaaatgaaatgaccTCCAATGACTTAATTTTGACATTgtacaaagaaaacatataacgttaccagtGTTAGTTTACAAGCAAATGTCAAGTATTAACTAGTTATATCACCCAGAACATCACAGGCATGTGCAGACAGATATATCTTTGAACATAAGTGAAGTGATCCAAACCTGATCACTAACATGAACATGTTAAATCTCTAGAATCTTCTAACATTCTTACATTTTGATTCAATGTCTTGTGCTATTATACCGCATGGCAGTGTCGGCGCCTTGGAGCTTCTTGCGCGATAGCTGGTCTCAACTTTCTGCTGACTGATTCTGAAACAAATCCACATCATGTGATAAGAATGAATAATCCTGTATATCAGGTGAATGTTATGAAAATGTTATATCTGGGTTTATGTCATGTTATCTAAACAAGTTGTTAAAAACATACATTCAATGATAATGTCTAGTTGGAAAACATTTTAGGTTGCACTTGCCTTCTGAAACAGACAGGTTACTAGCaggtaaatttaaaaaaaagtacatgtacctttacatGAAATTCATGTTACTAATTAGTAACTTTTTGTCTCAGGTGTATGAAAGGTTATTTTGCCTAGGTGTGCACAATTTCTGAACTTAATTATTTTATACCTTTGACTAAAAGGAATGAAAAAAGTGTCCAGTCTAACATCCAAGCTAGTGGAGTCACGCACGTTACATATAAGACTGTTCAAGAGCATTTGAATACTAATAGAGTAAATCTTTATCCATGTATTACAAAAGTGGACAAGAAAATGATATAGCTAAAGGAAGGACAAACCTGTTGCTGACTGGTTTCCTCCAACATGGCCTTCCTCCTTAGTCTTCGTTCGATGAGTTTTTCTTGCAATGAGGCATCTTGTCGTAGTCTAGCTGTACTTCTGGTGATACACAGACTAGTTTAGACTGGCACAAACAGGCTGTtgtcttagaaaaaaaatcatgtagaCCGTGAAACTGTTTGCTGCTGACAATCTTccgacatacaaatgtacctgtagACTCAAAGACCGACAAAGAGATACACTGTCTTCCAATCGTTATCGGTACAATACATACTTACAAAAATGTCAACCCAGAAACATTTCTCTACTACTGTCATGTTCAGCTGCCAGCTTCACGGTCTTGCAGCGACCCCTTGTGTTTAGCATGCACAATGCAGGTGTCTCGTTGATGCAGGAAAAAGAGACTTGATGCTGATTGGCTAATACGTAGGCTATCGCTAATatgattggacaaaaatatcCAATCGTAGGAGAGTCAAGTTTGACAGGCAGGGTAAAACTTACCGAAGGTGTCAAATTTCTACGCTACCGATTGGTTAACCTGGCTTGAATTTCTACCAATGGGAATGTTGAACACATTaccaaactgaccaatcacagataagaaatcaaagccTTCCCAAGTGCACCTTGGATGACTGTAATAATAATTTTGTCCACAAGGCgacgctgcagtaccatgtaCCAATACACCACTGGACCTTATTGTCTGGcaaaaagaacaaacaaactCCGAAATAGCGCATTATTGAGGTCATGTGATGTTCTTTTCCGGACATTTCCTGCCTGGAGACTAAAGTAAGTATACACAGGACGCTGTCGTGGGGAAAACAGAGGTGACTTTCCAGTCTCTTCGGTGGGGTGCATACGAGGGAGAACGAGGTAGGGACATCAGACGTCAACAAGATTGTAGCTTAAGTTTAACGTTAACGTTCATTGTTGTTTCGTGCCATGACATTTCTGTGAAGTTCTGTAAAGCGTGCACTAGTAGCGTTCtcattttaaatgatatttcacTCATGACTTCCGGCATTTTGCAATGACAGGATgaaaggtgggaggggggcagggacaGTTCAACCCTGACTTTACAAAAGCGCATGTCTTGCTCTGTATAGATGAGACTTCCTTTCCGTAGATGCCTTCCTAACTACATTCGGGGACATTATATGCTTCTGCCTTTTTTTCATTACCAGCATCACAAACCAGTATCTAAGCTACTTCTTCGGGGCACTtaggtgctgtccttggtgctgaatggaaGTAAGTAGCAGCAGCGTTGCCAGTCAGCAGCGCCTTCTAGCGATGATATCATAAAACACACGTCTCACCACTTAACGTTAATGGTTGTAACgttatactagtagtagttaaCAATTGATATTTTGGACAAATACTGTACAGAAGTTGCAATTTAGAATAAAACGTCTTACATTCTTGACATTCTCTATTTCAGCGGCATACCCAGTACCACATGTCCAGAGACGTGTACAACACTAACCTGGCATGTGTCAGTCTGTTCGCCTCCTCCCTGTGTTGCTCTATAGTACGGGAAACTGCCGACTCCACCTCGGCCGACGGCTTGTCACGGCGCGCCATCAGCCGCATCCGCCCCACGATGCCAGACAACAACCCCTGGGATGGAAATGTAGAAATTAGCAAGTTAGACATAAAGTCAACATCATCAAGGTAACTTTAAATTTTGTTGACTGAAAGCACTGGTGCACGCATACTGTTTGACTTGTAATTGATGAGGAATAAAGCATAGCAGTCGGTTATACCGACATCACTTGCTTAACCTACAGAGTCATTTCGTCTAACATCAATGTAAAAACCATTTTCCTTCTCCAAATGTGACAGcaatgttgttttctaaacGTAAGGTATCCTACCGTACTAATTAAAACCTACAAATGTAAGTTTCATGTAggcttcaggttcaagccaTGTAGGCCTTACGTTTGCTTACGCAGCCACGGTGACGCAGCACACAGTTGtgatactgtaagtgcagaaatgttcgaggtgatttaatttcggggtagggagaaaatggagtgttcgcggcggttctgagttcgcgtttgaaacaatagtagtgctacagtcacaaaatggaatggcttttcgcggtggttaaaaccgcaaacataaatccaccgcgaacatttctgcatttacagtatctcacaTTCATCTGTATACTACGTCACATCCTGTTGACCTACCTTCCAAGAAGCTCCTGTTGAGGCCGTTGTCGGACGCGTGTTGTTCCTGCCAGTTACGCCGTTATCATTATCGATAGAAATGATGTCCTCTTGTGTGGCTTCCGTCGGCCTTGTTTGGATGTGACGTTCACGAGAAGCTGTGTTTCTGCGATTATTCTGCGACGTTCCCTTCAAAAAATCGTCTCCGGGGCGATCTACAGTTCCAGATGATTGTTCAATATCGTTGGTTTTGTCGTGAACAGTTCTGTTTAGTGTATGACTACTTTGATGACGCATGTCTGCATACGGTTGCTTAGCATAGCTTCGGTTTTCTTGATGACTGTCCTTCGGTCGACTTTTGTCAGTTTGCTGTGCGTGTCCACCCACCCCTGCTCCATAAAACGAATGTTTCTTGCCGTTTGGATATAACTGTAAACTGGGCAGGTCTCCGAATGTAGGTTTTACGCCTTTCTCTACCTCGTATTCCGTAATAGGGCCGAGTCCGCTGGACGCTTTCCGTTGGATGGGCGGCAGAGGTTTGGCGCCTACTCCTGACTGGCTGATCGCATTGAGATCCACAAGGGATGGCCGCAGAGATGCGCCTCCTAGCGGCCAGGACTTGTGTACCAGAATCTGCCGAAGAGAAGTAGATTACTAAGCATTTTGTTTCCTCTGTTGTTATTGTCCTTAgttagtatgtatgtatgtctacatgtacattcataacATCGATCAGCGATAAAGAAAGATATATCCTCAATACTCGCAATAGGCAACACGACATTGTTATTTTTCCGTGGATTGAAATGAGTGGAACACTTCTTGAACCTGATCATTAGATGTCCCGTATATTCTATCTGTACGATCTGGACATGTCAGTTGGCACGCGAATGTGCCAGATTCAATTACCATAAGTATCCATGTGTGCattttgtgtagttttttttttatattgttaTCAAATTTACAGTGGCGTAGCTCTAATTCTTGAAGGGCGCAAcatcatatttgaaaaaaaaaaagtacatctgATGACGCAAATGGAACAAACCATGCCATGAAGTGGCAGTGTTATTCCTCAAGTGTCCGCATAGTCACTGTTGCTCGTTTATATGGTTTCACATTAATATTTCAAGTCGGTATTAACGACCACAGTAATATTCGGTGGTAGAACCAAACCCCCCAGTCACTTTTAATCCATATCTTTAGACCCAACGGTACTGCGGTGagcctatacatgtagtattggtTCTTTGTGTCTCGCAACCTTCCAAATCCTAATATCTAAAATTACAAGTATAGGCTTCTGTGATGCCCTATTGTAGTTGATAATTCTACACGTGCTATGTACCATTTTATAGAATACTTAATTCGACTTACTTTGTGGCCAGTAAAGGTTTACGAGATCAGGGCATACAATAGTTTGTATTAATAAATAATATATCCTGTTGTGTTGGGGACGCAGCTACGGTTTAGAACTGTTGAAAATGAGAAAagctatgtacaatgtaaaaggCTTAACGTAAATGCCGCTTGCAAGTATTTTGTTGTGTTCTGCTaaaatttgtctttttagtcTTACAACTTACAGTGTCCATTCGTCACGCCACATCCTGGCTTTTGATTGTGACGAACATCTAGTCCACTATGAAGGATAGTGCCTGAACGTAGATGTTCGTTCTTTactaaaaattgcaacaagacaatacatagtggagcgccagacagacaagctgatgttgcggaccactcgaCATTGCAAGTACATTAAATACAACTTCGGCAATAACACACTAGAGGCATCTAGCTATAGCTCTAATGTGAAGGAACCTGAACGGTTTATCAATTACCAATGTAGACACCTACCTCTCCAGCACGAGTTTTCCTCTTCCCCATTGATTTGGTTCTTCTGTGGTGTAGAACAGGAGTTTCACTGAGATCTCGCGGTGTCAGACGATCTTTCCCTGGGCCGGGGAACTCCTCATTGCCTCCGTCTGTTGTTCTCTTTCTCCCGTTCCTCCGTACCTTCGGGAGTGGCGAGGCGTGTGGGGTTCTGACATGCCCCACTGCGGGGAGCCCGCTTGTCATAGTCGTGGTTAAACTATCCTGTCTTGTAACAGCTTAGTTACATTTGTACTGACACCTCCCGGGATACAGGACGTGTAAGTCATAAGAAGCTTGAAGACGCAGTTTGAATGTATCACACCTAGTAACGTCGAAAAGGACCCTTTGTTCGTGTCGGCTTCTCAAGCGTTGTTCATTTGAGTAATTACGTGCGGATCAGGAGGTAATGTCGAAGTTCACCAAGCGGAAACGTGTACAAAACAGCGGCGCCGTTACCAGGTTTTAATCGCGGTTACAAATGCCACACCTCTGAATTATTTATTAGGTTCTTTCTGAACGCTGGTTGGGTGGTTGACAGGTAGACGACCTTAGTAGATACGGTATGGTTATTCACAACACGTACACCCTCAACATTCAGTTACAACTTCTTATTTTATATAGTCTCTTACCTGATGTGTCTATGAATAATAAATACATTCTGTCATCATAATATCAATTGAAAGCAGCATTGCGTCCATGCCAACTGTCTAACGTACTGGGTTTCTCTTAGATACTGTCACGCCTATTGTTTTCTACGTCATTTCcttctatttctattttgtgGTTTCCCGAGAAAGCCAGACACACTCTGTACAGGTAGCATCCACGTATTTTATTAGCGGACAGAGGGAATGTAATACAGGACAATGTAACATTAGCAGGGTGTGTCCTACTCTCCAACACACAGTATCTCAGGATCCTCTGATACAACACAGTCCTTCGCAACGATATTCATGAAAACCGTGTCAACACTTCATCAAACTTTACCTTATACGATGGCTTTAAAGGGGATTTCCAATACAGTAGCTAAGGACCAATTAGCTCAACTACCACAAAGTACCTATTCAAACAACACGTAAGATACAC
Proteins encoded in this region:
- the LOC136443990 gene encoding uncharacterized protein; the protein is MTSGLPAVGHVRTPHASPLPKVRRNGRKRTTDGGNEEFPGPGKDRLTPRDLSETPVLHHRRTKSMGKRKTRAGEILVHKSWPLGGASLRPSLVDLNAISQSGVGAKPLPPIQRKASSGLGPITEYEVEKGVKPTFGDLPSLQLYPNGKKHSFYGAGVGGHAQQTDKSRPKDSHQENRSYAKQPYADMRHQSSHTLNRTVHDKTNDIEQSSGTVDRPGDDFLKGTSQNNRRNTASRERHIQTRPTEATQEDIISIDNDNGVTGRNNTRPTTASTGASWKGLLSGIVGRMRLMARRDKPSAEVESAVSRTIEQHREEANRLTHARSTARLRQDASLQEKLIERRLRRKAMLEETSQQQNQSAES